The Emys orbicularis isolate rEmyOrb1 chromosome 21, rEmyOrb1.hap1, whole genome shotgun sequence genome has a segment encoding these proteins:
- the LOC135893044 gene encoding galactoside alpha-(1,2)-fucosyltransferase 2-like isoform X2: MWTVNSAGRLGNQMGEYATLYALAKMNGHQAYILPEMHRQLAPLFRITLPVLSRFRASRIPWKDYELHDWMSEEYRHIEGKYVWLTGYPCSWTFYHHLRQEILQEFSFHDHVKEEANRYLAGLRGQRRNVTYVGIHVRRGDYIRVMTEKWKGVVADKAYLEKAMGYFRARYQEPVFVVTSNGMEWCRKNIDASRGDVYFSGDGKESSPERDFALLAHCNHTIMTIGTFGIWAGYLVGGETIYLANYTLPDSPFLEIFKPAAAFLPEWIGINADLSPLRSGNSG; this comes from the coding sequence ATGTGGACCGTGAACTCCGCAGGGCGCCTGGGGAACCAGATGGGGGAATACGCCACCCTCTACGCCCTGGCCAAAATGAACGGACACCAGGCCTACATCCTCCCGGAGATGCACCGGCAGCTGGCGCCGCTCTTCCGCATCACCCTGCCCGTGCTCTCCAGATTCAGGGCTTCGAGGATCCCATGGAAGGACTATGAGCTCCACGACTGGATGTCGGAGGAGTACAGGCACATCGAGGGGAAATACGTCTGGCTCACGGGCTACCCCTGCTCCTGGACCTTCTACCACCACCTCCGGCAGGAGATCCTCCAGGAATTCTCCTTTCATGACCACGTCAAGGAGGAGGCCAACCGGTACCTGGCCGGGCTGCGCGGGCAGCGCCGGAACGTGACGTACGTGGGCATCCACGTCCGGAGGGGGGATTACATCCGGGTAATGACTGAGAAGTGGAAGGGGGTGGTGGCGGACAAGGCCTACCTGGAGAAGGCCATGGGCTACTTCCGGGCCAGGTACCAGGAGCCGGTCTTCGTGGTGACCAGCAACGGGATGGAGTGGTGCCGGAAGAACATCGACGCCTCGCGGGGGGACGTGTATTTCTCGGGGGACGGGAAGGAGTCGTCGCCGGAGAGGGACTTTGCTCTCTTGGCCCATTGCAACCACACGATCATGACCATCGGGACCTTCGGCATCTGGGCCGGTTACCTGGTCGGTGGGGAGACCATCTACTTGGCCAACTACACCCTGCCCGATTCCCCCTTCCTTGAGATCTTCAAGCCTGCGGCCGCCTTCCTCCCTGAGTGGATCGGGATCAACGCCGATCTCTCCCCGCTGCGGAGTGGGAATTCTGGCTAA
- the LOC135893044 gene encoding galactoside alpha-(1,2)-fucosyltransferase 2-like isoform X1 has protein sequence MKLLDFWVSCRPSLFITLCLLVILMASALLCLDSQFPILGWRNPSLNNPGQSPSASSKERGMWTVNSAGRLGNQMGEYATLYALAKMNGHQAYILPEMHRQLAPLFRITLPVLSRFRASRIPWKDYELHDWMSEEYRHIEGKYVWLTGYPCSWTFYHHLRQEILQEFSFHDHVKEEANRYLAGLRGQRRNVTYVGIHVRRGDYIRVMTEKWKGVVADKAYLEKAMGYFRARYQEPVFVVTSNGMEWCRKNIDASRGDVYFSGDGKESSPERDFALLAHCNHTIMTIGTFGIWAGYLVGGETIYLANYTLPDSPFLEIFKPAAAFLPEWIGINADLSPLRSGNSG, from the coding sequence ATGAAGCTACTGGACTTCTGGGTCTCTTGCCGGCCATCCCTCTTCATCACCCTTTGCCTGCTGGTTATCCTGATGGCCTCTGCCTTATTATGCCTGGACAGCCAGTTCCCCATCCTGGGGTGGAGGAACCCCTCGCTCAATAACCCAGGGCAGAGTCCATCTGCCTCCTCCAAGGAGCGGGGCATGTGGACCGTGAACTCCGCAGGGCGCCTGGGGAACCAGATGGGGGAATACGCCACCCTCTACGCCCTGGCCAAAATGAACGGACACCAGGCCTACATCCTCCCGGAGATGCACCGGCAGCTGGCGCCGCTCTTCCGCATCACCCTGCCCGTGCTCTCCAGATTCAGGGCTTCGAGGATCCCATGGAAGGACTATGAGCTCCACGACTGGATGTCGGAGGAGTACAGGCACATCGAGGGGAAATACGTCTGGCTCACGGGCTACCCCTGCTCCTGGACCTTCTACCACCACCTCCGGCAGGAGATCCTCCAGGAATTCTCCTTTCATGACCACGTCAAGGAGGAGGCCAACCGGTACCTGGCCGGGCTGCGCGGGCAGCGCCGGAACGTGACGTACGTGGGCATCCACGTCCGGAGGGGGGATTACATCCGGGTAATGACTGAGAAGTGGAAGGGGGTGGTGGCGGACAAGGCCTACCTGGAGAAGGCCATGGGCTACTTCCGGGCCAGGTACCAGGAGCCGGTCTTCGTGGTGACCAGCAACGGGATGGAGTGGTGCCGGAAGAACATCGACGCCTCGCGGGGGGACGTGTATTTCTCGGGGGACGGGAAGGAGTCGTCGCCGGAGAGGGACTTTGCTCTCTTGGCCCATTGCAACCACACGATCATGACCATCGGGACCTTCGGCATCTGGGCCGGTTACCTGGTCGGTGGGGAGACCATCTACTTGGCCAACTACACCCTGCCCGATTCCCCCTTCCTTGAGATCTTCAAGCCTGCGGCCGCCTTCCTCCCTGAGTGGATCGGGATCAACGCCGATCTCTCCCCGCTGCGGAGTGGGAATTCTGGCTAA